A genome region from Candidatus Eisenbacteria bacterium includes the following:
- a CDS encoding M14 metallopeptidase family protein: MRPALWFALSLLLAPSLANALTTPEAFLKHRVGEDRKLADHGRIVRYFEILDRESPRLMLVKLGKTTLGRDMVMAVISSEANVQNAAAARSDAAKLANPAGLTPEQARALAASGKVIVLVTCSIHSSEIGASQFSMEWAHRLCASQDPRVTGWLDDVILLLMPSINPDGTDMIVDYYRKFLGTEWEGGRLPWLYHHYAGHDNNRDWFMLNLAETRMVNRVLHHEWFPQVFLDMHQMGTLGPRMFVPPNADPVAPVVSPMQWRLNDLFGTNMSFRLEDGGKSGVISSWSYDAYWPGGTKNTACLKNVVGLLTEVASCRIATPVEVDAGELSGGRKGLPDYRQQSNFPNPWPGGRWRLRDIVDYELIAADALLETCSSYREEILRNFHETGRQSIQTGTSEAPFAYVVPAEQRDPSAARQMIAILRENGLQSFVAAESFTAGGRQFAAGSTVFPAAQPYRAFLVEMMERQRYPEVRQGPDTKEIFKPYDVTAWTLPLMMGVDWARVDEPFDVAQSPPGDRGRSPSVDPSFDHVLPASANASYRVVNRLMARGVAVSRVTQARTSAADAQPAGVGLGDFIVPATATKLLMALPETLRVPLEAIPAGAQVGQRRLRAPRIGLYKPWAASMDEGWTRFILDQYEFKYSNIPNADMKKKNLRSRFDVILLPDIDKNVIVDGKPKSDDGAYFEPLPSPYAGGIGKDGVASLKAFVEQGGTLVCMTGSCELALEELGLPVRNAVAKLKASEFSLPGTLVNLEVDPSHPLGWGMSESSVAYVTGGPVFNTSIPGANVGRAVVARYPRYADQVVASGWADGTESMTGRGAIVEARLGKGRVVLFGPRVQHRAQMVGTFKFLFNALLRTAVGE, from the coding sequence ATGCGCCCTGCCCTCTGGTTCGCCCTCTCTCTGCTGCTCGCTCCTTCTCTCGCGAACGCCCTCACCACCCCCGAAGCCTTCCTGAAGCATCGCGTCGGCGAGGATCGCAAGCTCGCCGACCACGGTCGGATCGTCCGCTACTTCGAGATCCTCGATCGCGAGTCGCCGCGCCTCATGCTGGTCAAGCTCGGCAAGACCACGCTCGGCCGCGACATGGTGATGGCGGTGATCTCGAGCGAGGCCAACGTCCAGAACGCCGCCGCGGCGCGGAGCGACGCGGCGAAGCTCGCCAACCCCGCCGGTCTCACCCCCGAGCAGGCGCGCGCGCTGGCCGCCTCGGGCAAGGTGATCGTGCTGGTCACGTGCAGCATCCATTCGAGCGAGATCGGCGCCAGCCAGTTCTCGATGGAGTGGGCGCACCGCTTGTGCGCGAGTCAGGACCCCAGGGTCACGGGCTGGCTGGACGACGTGATCCTGCTGCTCATGCCGTCGATCAATCCCGACGGCACCGACATGATCGTCGACTACTACCGGAAGTTCCTCGGCACCGAGTGGGAGGGAGGGCGGCTGCCGTGGCTCTATCACCATTACGCGGGACACGACAACAACCGTGACTGGTTCATGCTCAACCTGGCCGAGACCCGCATGGTGAACCGCGTGCTCCACCACGAGTGGTTCCCTCAGGTCTTCCTCGACATGCACCAGATGGGCACTCTCGGCCCGCGCATGTTCGTGCCGCCGAACGCGGATCCGGTCGCTCCGGTGGTATCACCGATGCAGTGGCGATTGAACGACCTGTTCGGGACCAACATGAGCTTCCGCCTCGAGGATGGCGGGAAGAGCGGCGTGATCAGCTCGTGGAGCTACGATGCCTACTGGCCGGGCGGCACCAAGAACACCGCGTGCCTCAAGAACGTCGTGGGCCTGCTGACCGAGGTGGCTTCGTGCCGCATCGCCACGCCGGTCGAGGTCGACGCGGGCGAGCTTTCGGGTGGCCGCAAGGGACTTCCCGACTACCGCCAGCAATCCAACTTTCCCAATCCCTGGCCGGGCGGGCGCTGGCGGCTGCGCGACATCGTCGACTACGAGCTGATCGCGGCCGACGCGCTGCTCGAGACCTGCTCGAGCTACCGCGAGGAGATCCTGCGGAACTTCCACGAGACCGGGCGCCAGTCGATCCAGACCGGGACCAGCGAGGCGCCGTTCGCGTACGTGGTGCCGGCCGAGCAGCGCGATCCTTCCGCGGCGCGGCAGATGATCGCCATCCTGCGGGAGAACGGACTTCAGTCGTTCGTCGCCGCGGAGAGCTTCACCGCCGGTGGCCGGCAGTTCGCGGCGGGCAGCACGGTGTTCCCCGCCGCACAGCCCTACCGCGCGTTCCTGGTGGAGATGATGGAGCGGCAGCGCTACCCGGAAGTGCGCCAGGGGCCAGACACGAAGGAGATCTTCAAGCCGTACGACGTCACCGCATGGACCCTGCCGCTCATGATGGGCGTGGACTGGGCCCGCGTGGATGAGCCGTTCGACGTGGCCCAGTCGCCACCCGGAGACCGGGGGCGTTCACCGTCCGTCGATCCCTCCTTCGATCACGTGCTCCCGGCATCGGCCAACGCCAGCTACCGGGTCGTCAACCGGCTGATGGCGCGCGGCGTCGCGGTCTCGCGCGTGACCCAGGCGCGCACCTCCGCGGCCGATGCGCAGCCCGCCGGCGTCGGCCTCGGCGATTTCATCGTGCCGGCGACGGCCACCAAGCTGTTGATGGCCTTACCCGAGACACTTCGAGTTCCACTCGAAGCCATTCCTGCAGGCGCGCAGGTCGGCCAGCGCCGGCTCCGGGCCCCGCGCATCGGCCTCTACAAGCCGTGGGCGGCCTCGATGGACGAGGGGTGGACGCGCTTCATCCTCGATCAGTACGAGTTCAAGTACTCGAACATCCCCAATGCCGACATGAAGAAGAAGAACCTGCGCTCGCGGTTCGACGTGATCCTCCTGCCGGACATCGACAAGAACGTGATCGTGGACGGCAAGCCCAAGAGTGATGACGGCGCGTACTTCGAGCCGCTCCCTTCACCTTATGCGGGAGGGATCGGCAAGGACGGCGTGGCCAGTCTCAAGGCGTTCGTCGAGCAGGGAGGGACTCTGGTGTGCATGACCGGCTCGTGCGAGCTGGCGCTCGAGGAGCTCGGTCTGCCGGTGCGAAACGCCGTCGCCAAGCTCAAGGCCTCCGAGTTCTCGCTGCCCGGGACTCTCGTGAATCTCGAGGTCGATCCTTCACACCCACTGGGGTGGGGCATGTCCGAATCCAGCGTCGCCTATGTCACGGGTGGCCCTGTGTTCAACACCTCCATCCCCGGCGCCAATGTGGGCCGGGCCGTGGTCGCCCGCTATCCGAGGTATGCCGACCAGGTCGTGGCGAGTGGGTGGGCCGACGGCACCGAGAGCATGACCGGCCGCGGCGCCATCGTGGAGGCTCGACTCGGCAAGGGCCGCGTGGTGCTGTTCGGCCCCCGTGTGCAGCATCGCGCCCAGATGGTCGGCACGTTCAAGTTCCTGTTCAATGCCCTGCTGCGGACGGCCGTCGGCGAATGA
- a CDS encoding acyl-CoA dehydrogenase family protein — MTDPTKATTQVSELEARAVAEASRETVWEAPSFVRELFLGHLDLSLIHPYPEPAAGEEERARPFLEKLERFLEDVVDGEEVERTGRIPDAWVQQLREMGAFGIKIPREYGGLGLSQYTYGRAMGMVSTKCGSMVALLSAHQSIGVPTPLKMFGTEEQKKRLLPRLAKGAISAFALTEVDVGSDPARMSTTATPTSDGAAYILNGEKLWCTNGTVAELMVVMARTPGKSGKPGPISAFIVETNSPGFEVVQRLEFMGIRGIENALLRFTNVRVPKENLLWGEGKGLKLALITLNTGRLTLPATCVAAGKWCVQVSRRFANERVQWGKAVGKHEAVATMLAEMAARTYAMEAIADLCSLLGDAGKSDIRLEAAIAKLWNSDVAWEISDQAIQVRGGRGYETARSLASRGEAPIPLEQLHRDLRINRIFEGTNQVMRLFIAREALDQHLDVAGDVVMPGVPLGKRLAGMVRAGFFYAWWYPSRWLGWGRWPRYGSFGRLARHVRYVDRTSRRLARQQFHLMVTQGPALEKRQGLLFRCVDIGAELFAMAAVCSRAQRDVRADSQNRTPLELADLFCRLSRAKVEALFEGIRANADPEAYRVAKGLLEGRYDWLEEGIVDAPASPEAAEPSVTGAAAGS; from the coding sequence ATGACCGATCCCACAAAGGCCACCACTCAAGTCAGCGAGCTCGAAGCCCGCGCGGTCGCGGAAGCCTCCCGGGAGACCGTGTGGGAAGCGCCTTCCTTCGTGCGCGAGCTGTTCCTCGGCCATCTCGACCTGAGCCTGATCCATCCGTACCCCGAGCCCGCAGCCGGCGAGGAAGAGCGCGCGCGTCCGTTCCTCGAGAAGCTCGAGCGCTTCCTCGAAGACGTCGTGGACGGGGAGGAGGTGGAGCGCACCGGCAGGATCCCGGACGCCTGGGTGCAGCAGCTGCGCGAGATGGGAGCGTTCGGCATCAAGATCCCGCGCGAGTACGGCGGTCTCGGACTCTCGCAGTACACCTACGGCCGCGCCATGGGCATGGTGTCGACCAAGTGCGGCTCGATGGTGGCGTTGCTCTCGGCGCATCAGTCGATCGGCGTGCCCACACCGCTCAAGATGTTCGGCACCGAGGAGCAGAAGAAGCGTCTGCTGCCGCGGCTCGCGAAGGGCGCGATCTCGGCCTTCGCGCTCACCGAGGTCGACGTCGGCTCGGATCCGGCGCGCATGAGCACCACCGCCACGCCGACCTCGGACGGCGCCGCCTACATCCTGAACGGCGAGAAGCTGTGGTGCACGAACGGCACCGTGGCCGAGCTGATGGTGGTGATGGCGCGCACCCCGGGGAAGAGCGGCAAGCCGGGTCCGATCAGCGCGTTCATCGTCGAGACCAACTCGCCGGGCTTCGAGGTGGTGCAGCGCCTCGAGTTCATGGGAATCCGCGGCATCGAGAACGCGCTGCTCCGCTTCACCAACGTGAGGGTGCCGAAAGAGAACCTGCTGTGGGGCGAGGGCAAGGGCTTGAAGCTCGCGCTCATCACGCTCAATACCGGGCGGCTCACGCTGCCCGCCACCTGCGTCGCCGCCGGCAAGTGGTGCGTGCAGGTGTCCCGTCGCTTCGCCAACGAGCGCGTCCAGTGGGGCAAGGCCGTCGGCAAGCACGAGGCCGTCGCGACCATGCTGGCCGAGATGGCGGCGCGCACCTACGCGATGGAGGCGATCGCCGATCTGTGCTCGCTGCTCGGCGATGCGGGCAAGTCGGACATCCGCCTCGAGGCCGCGATCGCCAAGCTGTGGAACAGCGACGTGGCGTGGGAGATCTCGGATCAGGCGATCCAAGTGCGCGGTGGACGCGGCTACGAGACGGCGCGCTCGCTGGCGTCGCGCGGCGAAGCGCCGATCCCGCTCGAGCAGCTGCACCGCGACCTGCGCATCAATCGCATCTTCGAAGGCACGAACCAGGTCATGCGACTGTTCATCGCCCGTGAAGCGCTCGACCAGCATCTCGACGTCGCCGGCGACGTGGTGATGCCCGGCGTGCCGCTCGGCAAGAGGCTCGCGGGCATGGTGCGCGCCGGATTCTTCTATGCGTGGTGGTATCCGAGCCGGTGGCTCGGTTGGGGACGCTGGCCTCGCTACGGGAGCTTCGGACGGCTGGCGCGTCACGTGCGCTACGTGGACCGGACGTCCCGGCGGCTCGCTCGCCAGCAGTTCCATCTCATGGTCACCCAGGGACCGGCGCTCGAGAAGCGCCAGGGGCTGCTCTTCCGCTGCGTCGACATCGGCGCCGAGCTGTTCGCGATGGCCGCCGTCTGCTCCCGCGCACAGCGTGACGTGCGTGCCGATTCCCAGAACCGCACGCCGCTCGAGCTGGCCGACCTCTTCTGCCGGCTCTCGCGGGCAAAAGTCGAAGCCCTGTTCGAGGGAATCCGGGCCAACGCCGACCCCGAGGCCTACCGGGTGGCGAAGGGGCTGCTCGAAGGCCGCTACGACTGGCTCGAAGAGGGCATCGTCGATGCTCCCGCCTCGCCCGAGGCCGCCGAGCCCAGCGTCACCGGAGCCGCCGCGGGGAGCTAA